A single Aspergillus puulaauensis MK2 DNA, chromosome 7, nearly complete sequence DNA region contains:
- a CDS encoding uncharacterized protein (COG:S;~EggNog:ENOG410PMYS;~InterPro:IPR038883) — MADTLIEPLSRVRFTDPAPDADLSLRYLRNIKGTAYDSDEEDDDEEEYPLPQEPFRFFDLPAEIRLRIYDFALFTPPRRNRKSNGSVGASSKNPMRSPLSHRIALFLTSRQMHNEATDFFYSTQAFRVFHIQDYARMPTIRGIPSKYRASIGTIELILGSSWTAPPRSWKVTRHLGLEEMTRLRLLKVFIECDPSHPVFHGFRISNNFYSDFAGGLLQEILGRLPNLEYVEFDGNPSVIKTGALMQRLLQETREAGKKVVWGPQRRWTDYDKEDMVVDRTFYQLKSSKPRVTGVVENSSLVEEVM, encoded by the coding sequence ATGGCCGACACTCTCATAGAACCATTGTCGAGAGTACGCTTCACGGATCCAGCGCCGGACGCTGATCTCAGCCTTCGTTACCTTCGAAACATAAAAGGCACCGCGTATGAttcggatgaggaagatgatgatgaagaagaataccCGTTGCCGCAGGAGCCATTTCGTTTCTTTGATCTACCCGCCGAAATCCGTCTTCGTATCTATGACTTTGCCCTGTTTACGCCTCCGCGTCGGAACAGAAAATCAAACGGCAGCGTTGGGGCGTCGTCGAAAAATCCAATGCGGTCCCCTCTATCGCACCGTATCGCCCTATTTCTTACCTCGAGACAGATGCACAATGAAGCAACTGATTTCTTCTACTCAACGCAAGCATTTCGTGTCTTCCACATCCAAGATTACGCTCGGATGCCTACTATTAGGGGTATCCCAAGCAAATATCGTGCCTCTATCGGCACTATCGAGTTGATCCTCGGATCGAGCTGGACGGCACCACCTCGCTCGTGGAAGGTCACCCGCCACTTGGGATTGGAGGAAATGACCCGCCTTCGACTGCTGAAGGTGTTCATCGAGTGTGACCCGTCTCATCCAGTATTCCACGGCTTTCGTATTTCGAATAACTTCTATTCGGATTTTGCAGGCGGCTTGCTGCAGGAGATACTCGGAAGACTGCCGAATTTGGAATATGTCGAATTTGATGGAAATCCATCTGTCATTAAGACAGGAGCGTTGATGCAGCGACTGCTGCAAGAGACAAGAGAAGCGGGTAAAAAGGTCGTATGGGGCCCCCAACGAAGATGGACTGATTATGATAAGGAAGATATGGTTGTCGATAGGACTTTCTACCAGCTGAAAAGCAGCAAACCTCGGGTGACTGGTGTCGTTGAGAACTCTTCCCTAGTCGAAGAGGTTATGTAA
- the rpdA gene encoding histone deacetylase RPD3 (COG:B;~EggNog:ENOG410PHUX;~InterPro:IPR037138,IPR023696,IPR003084,IPR023801, IPR000286;~PFAM:PF00850;~go_function: GO:0004407 - histone deacetylase activity [Evidence IEA];~go_process: GO:0016575 - histone deacetylation [Evidence IEA]): MASGTSGPAGPPLDPVNLNGASDRSKRVAYFYDSDVGNYAYVSGHPMKPHRIRMTHSLVMNYSLYKKMEIYRAKPASKFEMTQFHTDEYIDFLSKVTPDNMETYAKEQSKYNVGDDCPVFDGLFEFCGISAGGSMEGAARLNRNKCDIAVNWAGGLHHAKKSEASGFCYVNDIVLGILELLRFKQRVLYIDIDVHHGDGVEEAFYTTDRVMTVSFHKYGEYFPGTGELRDIGVGQGKHYAVNFPLRDGIDDVSYKSIFEPVIKSVMEWYRPEAVVLQCGGDSLSGDRLGCFNLSMRGHANCVNYVKSFNLPTLILGGGGYTMRNVARTWAFETGILVGDPLGSDLPYNDYYEYFAPDYELDVRPSNMDNANTREYLDKIRTQVVENLKRTAFAPSVQMTDVPRESLVDGMDDEAEAILDDLDEDENKDKRFTKRRFDQYIEKPGELSDSEDEDENAANGVSRKPDHLKRRNQINYRLDLADSGVESGMATPQDASSVPDDEMDTGADDKMTEAPEPVAESEAQGTSSAAEAPSRADNGSIEEPSEMAIDTREPALTSVPVSRPDSPKPDEDTAMEDAEATALETEQKDTPAPSEAKDDKPADETPAVDNAATESTPQTKAPSEGNEGEEQKEPEATKEAEPTETGTTETKDKTPEAPRVEESPAVKPEQEASRPKESSAEPRPEVAQSEE, translated from the exons ATGGCTTCGGGAACTTcaggcccagcagggccTCCTCTGGATCCCGTCAATCTCAATGGCGCTAGCGATCGCAGCAAGAGAGTCGCCTATTTCTACGACTCCGATGTGGGAAACTATGCATATGTGTCGGGGCATCCGATGAAGCCTCATCGCATCCGGATGACGCACAGTTTAGTGATGAACTACAGTCTCTATAAGAAGATGGAAATCTAT CGTGCGAAACCCGCCTCGAAATTCGAAATGACCCAATTCCACACCGATGAGTATATCGATTTCCTTTCCAAAGTGACGCCCGACAACATGGAGACATATGCGAAGGAGCAGAGCAAGTACAATGTCGGTGATGATTGTCCTGTATTCGATGGGCTTTTCGAGTTCTGCGGCATTAGTGCTGGTGGTAGTATGGAGGGCGCTGCCCGGCTTAACCGCAACAAATGCGATATTGCTGTGAACTGGGCAGGTGGCCTCCACCACGCGAAGAAGAGTGAAGCTAGTGGATTCTGCTATGTGAATG ACATTGTTCTCGGTATTCTTGAGTTGCTTCGTTTTAAACAACGAGTCCTATACATCGATATCGATGTTCATCacggtgatggtgttgaagaagcgtTCTACACCACAGACCGTGTGATGACAGTCTCGTTCCACAAGTATGGGGAGTACTTCCCCGGAACAGGTGAACTGCGAGATATTGGCGTTGGGCAGGGTAAACACTACGCTGTCAACTTTCCCCTTCGTGACGGCATTGATGATGTCTCGTACAAGAGCATCTTTGAACCTGTCATTAAGAGCGTGATGGAGTGGTACCGTCCAGAAGCTGTTGTTCTTCAATGTGGTGGCGACAGTCTTTCGGGTGATCGCCTTGGGTGCTTCAATCTCAGCATGCGTGGCCACGCCAACTGCGTCAATTATGTAAAGAGCTTCAATCTACCAACCTTGATTCtcggaggtggtggatacACTATGCGCAACGTTGCACGAACCTGGGCTTTTGAGACTGGTATACTTGTTGGGGACCCTCTGGGATCCGATCTTCCTTACAACGACTATTACGAG TATTTTGCGCCTGATTATGAGTTGGACGTTCGCCCATCAAATATGGACAACGCCAACACGAGAGAATACCTAGATAAGATTCGTACACAAGTTGTCGAGAATCTCAAACGAACAGCCTTTGCGCCCTCAGTACAAATGACCGATGTTCCCCGTGAATCGCTGGTAGACGGCATggatgatgaagccgagGCGATCCTTGACGATTtggacgaagacgagaatAAAGACAAGCGATTCACAAAGCGGCGATTTGATCAATACATTGAGAAACCTGGTGAGCTCAGCGATagcgaagatgaggacgaaaaTGCCGCCAACGGAGTCAGCCGTAAACCAGACCACTTGAAACGACGAAATCAAATCAACTATCGACTCGACCTTGCAGATTCCGGGGTTGAAAGCGGAATGGCAACCCCGCAGGATGCCTCGTCCGTCCCtgatgatgagatggacACTGGTGCCGATGATAAAATGACAGAAGCGCCTGAACCTGTGGCTGAGTCTGAAGCACAAGGAACCTCTTCCGCTGCTGAGGCGCCATCCAGGGCGGACAATGGATCTATTGAAGAGCCTAGTGAAATGGCAATCGATACTAGAGAACCAGCTCTCACTTCTGTCCCTGTTTCTCGTCCAGACTCTCCCAAACCAGACGAAGACACCGCCATGGAAGACGCAGAAGCCACCGCACTCGAAACAGAGCAGAAGGATACACCAGCCCCGAGTGAGGCTAAAGACGACAAGCCCGCAGATGAAACCCCGGCGGTAGATAATGCGGCGACCGAGTCCACTCCACAAACGAAAGCCCCCTCTGAGGGCAACGAGGGCGAAGAGCAGAAGGAACCAGAGGCCACGAAGGAAGCGGAACCTACAGAAACAGGCACGACTGAGACCAAAGACAAAACTCCCGAAGCACCTCGGGTAGAAGAATCTCCTGCGGTAAAACCAGAACAAGAGGCGTCCAGGCCTAAGGAGTCAAGCGCAGAGCCACGACCCGAAGTTGCGCAGAGTGAGGAATAA
- the RPN11 gene encoding proteasome regulatory particle lid subunit RPN11 (BUSCO:EOG09263QB7;~COG:O;~EggNog:ENOG410PHCZ;~InterPro:IPR024969,IPR037518,IPR035299,IPR000555;~MEROPS:MER0022005;~PFAM:PF13012,PF14464,PF01398;~go_function: GO:0005515 - protein binding [Evidence IEA];~go_function: GO:0008237 - metallopeptidase activity [Evidence IEA];~go_function: GO:0061578 - Lys63-specific deubiquitinase activity [Evidence IEA];~go_function: GO:0070122 - isopeptidase activity [Evidence IEA]) yields MDRLTRMIQAAQGMGMAGSPPGADTPNLLDNCETVHISSLALLKMLRHGRAGVPMEVMGLMLGEFVDEYTVRVTDVFAMPQSGTGVSVEAVDPVFQTKMMDMLRQTGRAEPVVGWYHSHPGFGCWLSSVDINTQQSFEQLTPRAVAVVVDPIQSVKGKVVIDAFRLIQPQTVVMGQEPRQTTSNLGHLNKPSIQALIHGLNRHYYSIGINYRKTGLEENMLMNLHKHVWTEALQMNDFHDECQHNVDRMKQLVNLAEGYEKRVKEETELSKDQLKTRYVGKVDPKKHIEDVSQQLIEDNIVAVSRQMIDKEASVARQSNGKGPQNGTGMDVDEEL; encoded by the exons ATGGATAGACTCACTCGGATGATCCAGGCCGCCCAAGGTATGGGAATGGCCGGTTCGCCCCCTGGTGCT GACACCCCAAATCTGCTTGATAACTGCGAAACTGTACACATCTCATCACTCGCGCTGCTGAAGATGTTAAGGCATGGACGGGCTGGTGTGCCTATGGAAGTTATGGGTCTGATGTTGGGTGAATTCGTGGATGAATATACGGTACGGGTAACCGATGTGTTTGCGATGCCTCAGAGCGGTACAGGCGTCAGTGTCGAGGCTGTGGACCCTGTTTTCCAAACCAAGATGATGGACATGCTGCGGCAGACCGGACG AGCGGAACCCGTTGTCGGCTGGTATCACTCGCATCCTGGATTTGGGTGCTGGCTTTCTTCGGTCGATATCAACACCCAACAGTCGTTTGAGCAGCTTACCCCCCGTGCTGTCGCCGTGGTCGTCGATCCGATCCAGTCCGTTAAAGGCAAGGTTGTCATCGATGCCTTCCGACTCATCCAGCCACAAACCGTCGTTATGGGTCAGGAACCCCGGCAAACCACATCCAACCTTGGTCACCTGAACAAGCCATCAATTCAGGCTTTGATCCACGGCCTAAACAGACATTACTACAGCATCGGCATCAACTACCGCAAGACAGGACTGGAGGAGAACATGCTGATGAACCTGCACAAGCACGTCTGGACCGAGGCGTTGCAGATGAATGACTTCCACGATGAATGCCAGCACAATGTTGACCGCATGAAGCAGCTCGTTAACTTGGCCGAAGGCTATGAAAAACGAGTGAAGGAGGAAACGGAGCTCTCTAAGGACCAGCTAAAGACACGATATGTTGGAAAGGTGGATCCCAAGAAGC ACATCGAAGATGTGAGCCAACAATTGATCGAAGACAACATTGTTGCGGTTTCACGACAGATGATCGATAAGGAGGCTTCGGTGGCACGGCAATCGAACGGCAAGGGCCCTCAGAATGGCACCGGCATGGATGTCGATGAAGAGCTATAG
- the RPL23A gene encoding 60S ribosomal protein uL14 (BUSCO:EOG09265CQO;~COG:J;~EggNog:ENOG410PMYQ;~InterPro:IPR000218,IPR019972,IPR036853;~PFAM:PF00238;~go_component: GO:0005840 - ribosome [Evidence IEA];~go_function: GO:0003735 - structural constituent of ribosome [Evidence IEA];~go_process: GO:0006412 - translation [Evidence IEA]), with protein sequence MSKKGVAGNKLKMTLGLPCGAVLNCCDNSGARNLYIIAVTGTGARLNRLPAAGVGDMVMATVKKGKPELRKKVMPAVVVRQSKPWRRPDGIYLYFEDNAGVIVNAKGEMKGSAITGPVGKEAAELWPRIASNSGVVM encoded by the exons ATGTCCAAGAAAGG TGTTGCCGGTAACAAGCTTAAGATGACGCTCGGTCTGCCTTG CGGCGCCGTGCTCAACTGCTGCGACAACTCCGGAGCCCGTAACCTCTACATCATTGCTGTCACGGGTACTGGTGCGCGCCTGAACCGTCTCCCCGCCGCCGGTGTCGGTGACATGGTTATGGCCACCGTCAAGAAGGGAAAGCCTGAGCTCCGTAAGAAGGTCATGCCCGCTGTTGTTGTCCGCCAGAGCAAGCCCTGGCGCCGACCTGACGGCATCTACCTCTACTTCGAGGACAATGCCGGTGTT ATCGTCAACGCCAAGGGTGAAATGAAGGGTTCCGCTATTACCGGCCCTGTCGGTAAGGAGGCTGCTGAGCTTTGGCCT CGTATTGCCTCCAACTCCGGTGTCGTCATGTAA
- the TIM50 gene encoding protein translocase subunit TIM50 (BUSCO:EOG09262QRH;~COG:U;~EggNog:ENOG410PGG7;~InterPro:IPR036412,IPR027111,IPR023214,IPR004274;~PFAM:PF03031;~TransMembrane:1 (i177-194o);~go_component: GO:0005743 - mitochondrial inner membrane [Evidence IEA];~go_component: GO:0005744 - TIM23 mitochondrial import inner membrane translocase complex [Evidence IEA];~go_process: GO:0015031 - protein transport [Evidence IEA]) produces the protein MLRRAVLPLTRPSGLVSAPRLSALPATHSRWYAKNTKPKAPYKLPNSVKSSKAEQPAKPEQQEQYAAEQAEFETKADPQTNTANTTSQASDSSEPSQTQPEQNAPRKPLPDLTQGIPSTLAAELENRTKDRSGGSLNLTEDPSRFEEEYTDDGGRGDIPKSGYESSLDRKRARMANLMYALFLLGSVGGVAYFGRNWDTVEEENAHPDTPSGWGFGLWYNRIKARMGDFTSYYKDPAFPKLLPDEDPNLRQPYTLVLSLEDLLVHSEWSREHGWRVAKRPGVDYFLRYLNQYYELVLFTSVPSMMADQVLRKLDPYRIIRWPLFREATRYKDGEYIKDLSYLNRDLSKVILIDTKDEHARLQPENAVILDKWNGNPKDKTLVALIPFLEYLAGMGVEDVRPILKSFEDQPIPVEFAKREKAMRERFEKELAEEQKKRPRSGVGSLASALGLKSSTRTLDGEQSPSQGLQEGKMLWDQIRERGQKNYEMIEKEIRENGEKWLAEMAAEEEKLRQEQMDSMKGSLTGFLGSPKKE, from the exons ATGCTTCGCCGCGCTGTCTTGCCTTTGACGAGACCGAGCGGTCTCGTCTCAGCTCCTCGTCTATCCGCGCTCCCTGCCACACATTCGCGATGGTACGCGAAGAATACTAAGCCGAAGGCTCCTTACAAGCTGCCCAATTCTGTCAAGTCATCGAAGGCTGAACAACCTGCCAAGCCTGAGCAGCAAGAACAATATGCGGCGGAGCAGGCGGAATTCGAGACGAAAGCAGACCCTCAAACCAACACCGCGAACACCACATCACAAGCTTCTGATTCG TCCGAACCCTCCCAGACACAACCAGAACAAAATGCACCCCGGAAACCGCTCCCAGACCTCACGCAAGGTATTCCGTCCACTCTAGCCGCAGAATTGGAGAATCGCACCAAGGACCGCAGCGGAGGATCATTGAACCTCACCGAAGATCCCTCCCGATTCGAAGAAGAGTACACCGACGATGGCGGCCGTGGTGACATCCCCAAGAGCGGCTATGAATCGTCTCTTGACCGCAAGCGCGCCCGCATGGCCAACCTGATGTACGCTCTTTTCTTGCTTGGAAGTGTTGGTGGTGTGGCTTATTTCGGACGAAACTGGGATacggtcgaggaggagaatgcTCATCCCGACACTCCGTCCGGCTGGGGCTTCGGACTCTGGTACAACCGCATCAAGGCTCGAATGGGCGACTTCACAAGCTACTACAAGGATCCTGCTTTCCCGAAATTGCTCCCTGACGAAGATCCCAACCTTCGCCAACCGTATACACTTGTCCTGAGTCTGGAGGATTTGCTTGTACACAGCGAATGGAGCCGTGAGCACGGATGGCGTGTTGCCAAGCGACCTGGAGTTGACTACTTCCTTCGCTATCTTAACCAGTACTACGAActcgtcctcttcaccagTGTGCCTAGCATGATGGCAGACCAGGTGCTCCGCAAGCTCGACCCCTACCGCATAATCCGTTGGCCATTGTTCAGGGAAGCCACCAGATATAAGGACGGAGAATACATCAAG GACCTTTCGTACCTCAACCGTGACCTGTCCAAGGTTATCTTGATTGATACCAAGGATGAACATGCCCGCTTGCAGCCAGAGAACGCTGTTATCCTCGACAAATGGAATGGAAACCCCAAGGACAAGACCCTCGTTGCACTAATCCCCTTCCTTGAATACCTCGCAGGTATGGGCGTGGAAGATGTGCGTCCTATCCTCAAGTCTTTCGAAGACCAACCGATCCCTGTTGAGTTCGCAAAGCGTGAGAAGGCCATGCGCGAGCGAttcgagaaggagcttgcagaggagcagaagaagcgtCCCAGAAGCGGCGTTGGCAGCCTGGCCTCAGCTCTTGGTTTGAAGTCATCCACACGCACTTTGGACGGTGAACAATCGCCATCTCAGGGCCTGCAGGAAGGCAAGATGCTCTGGGACCAGATCCGCGAACGTGGCCAGAAGAACTACGAGATGATCGAGAAGGAAATCCGAGAAAACGGAGAGAAGTGGCTGGCCGAGATggctgccgaggaggagaagctccgACAGGAGCAGATGGACAGCATGAAGGGCTCTTTGACCGGTTTCCTCGGCAGCCCCAAGAAGGAGTAA
- a CDS encoding uncharacterized protein (COG:L;~EggNog:ENOG410PHBP;~InterPro:IPR033308,IPR033307;~TransMembrane:1 (n10-20c25/26o536-562i);~go_process: GO:0006506 - GPI anchor biosynthetic process [Evidence IEA]), whose protein sequence is MFLRWLSSRLLVGLLPLAVITTVYLYLYPVFSGCAYPLPLDPSNASSHTSAFLHTLQQHVAPQPAPEPEPAIFRLLVLADPQLEGDSSLPRPQYKLGARLQKHWNNTLTSITATPYPVPTEVWRTVSEALQSLIRKDIPRALSAVRKRLDLLGNDYYLAHIYRTLHWWTRPTHVTVLGDLIGSQWVTDEEFQRRGERYWHRVFPGGERVSDEITRTGENDYATESGKEGGMVLEELPSSPSWAHRIINIVGNHDVGYSGDASEKRIERFERVFGRANWDIRFEHPHLTGDGGGRKPTLHLINLNSLTLDGPPFSQDVQGHGYAYINDIISHRSYPVDDPSTFTLLLTHLPLHKKDGVCTDGPYFTYFDADDERQDPPRWKAGGLREQNHLSEHVTTNGILEGLFGMSGDEGAVNGGIGRNGLILTGHDHTGCDVVHSIQKLPPPSNNDDLLNTNDTVPSEDLTDQPSWTWDATRHNSSKPHNSRQPSSSPSIREITLRSMMGEFGGNAGLLSLWFDSNATEWKYAISMCPAGVQHIWWAVHVIDLITLIVAGLYVAVSVVGAGSFGSSSPRPVVGGDKKTR, encoded by the coding sequence CACACCAGCGCATTCCTCCACACCCTCCAGCAACATGTCGCACCGCAGCCCGCCCCGGAACCGGAACCAGCAatcttccgcctcctcgtcctaGCCGACCCGCAGCTCGAGGGCGACAGCTCCCTCCCACGCCCGCAATACAAACTTGGAGCCAGACTCCAGAAACATTGGAACAACACTCTCACATCCATAACCGCGACGCCATATCCGGTCCCCACCGAGGTGTGGAGGACTGTCTCGGAGGCTCTGCAGAGCCTCATACGGAAGGACATCCCGCGCGCCTTATCTGCCGTGCGAAAGCGGCTCGACCTTTTAGGAAACGACTATTACTTAGCTCATATTTATCGCACGTTGCATTGGTGGACGCGGCCGACACATGTTACAGTTTTGGGCGATCTGATTGGGAGCCAATGGGTGACGGACGAGGAGTTTCAGCGTCGTGGAGAGCGGTATTGGCACCGTGTGTTTCCAGGGGGAGAACGAGTTAGCGATGAGATTACCCGGACGGGAGAAAATGATTATGCCACCGAGAGTGGTAAAGAAGGGGGCATGGTGTTAGAGGAACTgccttcttcaccgtctTGGGCTCACCGGATCATTAATATCGTGGGGAACCATGATGTTGGTTATTCCGGTGACGCGAGTGAGAAGCGCATTGAACGCTTCGAGCGTGTTTTCGGCCGCGCGAACTGGGATATACGATTCGAGCACCCTCATTTAAcgggagacggaggagggcGTAAGCCTACCCTGCACTTGATTAACCTGAACAGTCTGACGCTGGACGGGCCACCATTCTCCCAGGATGTCCAGGGCCATGGCTATGCTTACATTAACGATATAATCTCGCACCGATCGTATCCAGTTGATGACCCCTCTACGTTCACTCTCCTCCTAACCCATCTTCCGCTACATAAAAAAGATGGTGTCTGCACGGATGGGCCATACTTTACCTATTTCGATGCAGACGATGAGCGACAAGATCCGCCGCGGTGGAAGGCCGGCGGGTTGCGCGAACAAAACCATCTTAGCGAACACGTCACCACAAACGGTATCCTCGAGGGCCTCTTCGGTATGAGTGGTGATGAGGGAGCGGTAAATGGTGGAATTGGTCGCAACGGCCTGATCTTGACTGGCCACGACCATACGGGCTGCGACGTGGTTCATTCCATACAAAAGCTACCACCGCCATCTAACAATGATGACCTACTGAACACCAATGACACCGTTCCCAGCGAAGACCTCACCGACCAGCCAAGCTGGACATGGGACGCAACCCGCCacaactcctccaagccccaTAACAGCCGCCAACCCTCCTCGAGCCCCTCCATCAGAGAAATCACCCTCCGCTCCATGATGGGCGAGTTCGGCGGAAACGCAGGTCTCCTATCTCTATGGTTTGACTCAAACGCTACGGAGTGGAAATACGCTATATCGATGTGTCCCGCTGGCGTGCAACATATTTGGTGGGCAGTGCATGTGATTGATCTCATCACGCTCATTGTCGCTGGGCTGTACGTTGCGGTATCGGTTGTTGGTGCCGGCAGTTTTGGATCATCGTCACCGCGCCCAGTTGTCGGGGGTGATAAGAAGACAAGGTAA